A part of Capsicum annuum cultivar UCD-10X-F1 chromosome 6, UCD10Xv1.1, whole genome shotgun sequence genomic DNA contains:
- the LOC124899451 gene encoding uncharacterized protein LOC124899451, giving the protein MAELLKEKIYIFGQQNFPAIPKPTYNAEQLDVTNRLILEELRYNKCSLSKDHEELMNKLIEEQRSIYDRIITTVKRNKGGFFFLYGHGAIGKTFIWRTLSSTIRSKGDIVLTVASRGIASLLLPGGRIAHSRFAIPLNVTEDLTCYIKQGSPLASLIVKTKLIIWDEAPMIHRYCFEVLDKTLRDILRFEDISNLDRPFGGKTIVLGRDFRQILPVITKGNRQDIVNAALNSSYLWADCHLLKLTKNMRLEGNHESDLNDRIEFADWILAVGDGMIGNSVDGIGKVPILDDILISDCKDPISAIVNSTYPDFYSHCSDVTYLQKRAILDPTLDMVESINEHTVSLNQSEGTTFFSSDTMSFRRDIYRFGTSTYS; this is encoded by the exons ATGGCAGAACTATTAaaagagaagatatatatatttgGACAACAG AATTTTCCAGCAATACCAAAGCCAACTTATAATGCAGAACAACTTGATGTTACCAATAGACTAATCCTTGAGGAATTACGTTACAATAAATGCTCTCTATCCAAAGACCATGAGGAACTTATGAATAAATTAATAGAGGAGCAAAGGTCAATTTATGATAGAATCATAACAACTGTGAAGCGCAACAAAGgaggttttttctttttatatggcCATGGAGCAATTGGAAAGACTTTTATATGGAGGACTTTGTCTTCAACAATAAGATCTAAAGGAGATATTGTTTTAACAGTTGCGTCTAGAGGAATTGCATCACTTTTATTACCTGGAGGTCGAATAGCGCATTCAAGATTTGCTATACCACTCAATGTAACTGAAGATTTAACATGTTATATAAAACAGGGGAGCCCTCTTGCAAGTTTGATAGTGAAGACAAAGTTAATTATTTGGGATGAGGCACCAATGATACATAGATATTGTTTTGAAGTTCTTGACAAAACTTTAAGAGATATTCTTAGATTTGAAGATATATCTAATTTAGATCGGCCATTTGGAGGTAAAACAATTGTACTTGGTAGGGACTTTAGACAAATTCTACCGGTCATTACAAAAGGTAACAGACAGGATATTGTAAATGCTGCCCTTAATTCTTCATATTTGTGGGCTGACTGTCATTTACTAAAGCTAACAAAGAATATGAGGTTAGAAGGTAATCATGAATCAGATTTAAATGATCGAATAGAATTTGCAGATTGGATTTTAGCTGTTGGAGATGGTATGATTGGTAATTCAGTTGATGGAATTGGAAAAGTTCCTatacttgatgatattcttattagTGATTGTAAAGATCCTATTTCTGCCATTGTCAATAGTACATATCCAGATTTTTATTCACATTGCAGTGATGTAACATACTTACAGAAAAGAGCAATTCTTGATCCTACACTTGACATGGTAGAATCAATCAATGAACATACGGTATCGCTCAATCAAAGTGAAGGAACAACCTTCTTCAGTTCAGATACAATGTCTTTCAGAAGAGACATTTACAGGTTTGGAACAAGTACATACTCCTGA